A stretch of the Archangium violaceum genome encodes the following:
- the sitA6 gene encoding SitA6 family polymorphic toxin lipoprotein produces the protein MSFLRSGIGLALLGVLLNACVTSVPVVREEAGAPEGVSSAWEEARADATCVVPLCDGERCAIWRCQDVVEAEAHPVRLAQAMVPAPAPAPMFRAPLVEGPSASRWWGHPLAVPTGVDPVFEIPWHNWKTRELSAPRLFRHQCLSPPREPFEKHHIFPQQRVLAMWFKLKGIDIHAFTIRVPKSFHQWLHSGGPEGGQWNAAWRRFKDEKPDASPDETWRFAGELMMRFGVNGPFVPYSCE, from the coding sequence ATGAGCTTCCTGCGCTCCGGAATTGGGCTCGCGCTGCTTGGCGTGCTGCTGAACGCCTGCGTCACCTCCGTGCCCGTGGTGCGTGAGGAGGCCGGGGCGCCCGAGGGCGTGTCCTCTGCATGGGAGGAGGCCCGAGCGGACGCCACGTGCGTGGTGCCGCTGTGCGATGGGGAGCGGTGCGCCATCTGGCGTTGCCAGGACGTGGTGGAGGCGGAGGCCCACCCCGTGCGGCTGGCGCAGGCGATGGTTCCGGCGCCCGCGCCGGCACCGATGTTCCGCGCGCCGCTGGTGGAGGGGCCCAGCGCGAGCCGCTGGTGGGGACATCCTCTCGCGGTGCCCACGGGGGTGGACCCCGTCTTCGAAATTCCCTGGCACAACTGGAAGACCCGGGAGTTGAGCGCGCCCAGGCTCTTCCGTCACCAGTGCCTCTCTCCTCCGCGCGAGCCCTTCGAGAAGCACCACATCTTCCCTCAGCAGCGAGTGCTGGCCATGTGGTTCAAGCTCAAGGGCATCGATATCCATGCCTTCACGATTCGCGTTCCCAAGAGCTTCCACCAGTGGCTGCATAGTGGCGGGCCCGAAGGTGGTCAGTGGAATGCGGCCTGGCGGCGGTTCAAGGATGAGAAGCCGGATGCCTCCCCGGATGAGACCTGGCGCTTCGCGGGTGAGCTCATGATGCGATTCGGAGTGAATGGCCCGTTTGTGCCCTACTCCTGCGAATAG
- a CDS encoding DNA-3-methyladenine glycosylase family protein: MPAATARVLPTADAVPPAERLLPEGFTPAARRALAKKDPTLGALMKQVGPFRMKVNSIQSPFLALAESIVYQQLTGKAAATIFGRVCERVGKGRRFTPEAVLAHPVEGLREAGLSGAKTAALRDLATKALEGEVPTLARARRMSDTELVEHLTKVRGIGQWTVEMLLMFRLGRPDVLPVDDYGIRKGFMRTYGLEELPRPKELLAYGERWRPWRSVASWYLWRSLELSNDPASPGGGRA, translated from the coding sequence ATGCCCGCAGCGACCGCTCGTGTCCTTCCCACCGCCGATGCCGTTCCTCCCGCCGAGCGCCTCCTGCCCGAGGGCTTCACGCCCGCCGCGCGGAGGGCCCTGGCGAAAAAGGATCCGACGCTCGGCGCGCTGATGAAGCAGGTGGGGCCCTTCCGCATGAAGGTCAATTCGATCCAGAGCCCCTTCCTGGCGCTGGCGGAGTCCATCGTCTACCAGCAGCTCACGGGGAAGGCGGCGGCCACCATCTTCGGGCGCGTCTGCGAGCGCGTGGGCAAGGGGCGGCGTTTCACTCCGGAGGCGGTGCTCGCCCATCCGGTGGAGGGCCTGCGCGAGGCGGGGCTGTCCGGCGCCAAGACGGCGGCGCTCAGGGACCTGGCGACGAAGGCGTTGGAGGGCGAGGTGCCCACGCTGGCCCGGGCGCGGCGCATGAGCGACACGGAGCTGGTGGAGCACCTCACGAAGGTGCGTGGCATCGGGCAGTGGACGGTGGAGATGCTGCTCATGTTCCGGCTGGGCCGGCCGGACGTGTTGCCGGTGGACGACTACGGCATCCGCAAGGGCTTCATGCGCACGTACGGTCTCGAGGAGCTACCGCGCCCGAAGGAGCTGTTGGCGTACGGTGAGCGCTGGCGCCCGTGGCGTTCGGTGGCGAGCTGGTACCTGTGGCGCTCGCTGGAGCTCTCGAACGACCCCGCGTCTCCGGGAGGCGG
- the sitI6 gene encoding SitI6 family double-CXXCG motif immunity protein, which yields MRHFRITEDSSSGYTGHVDAVHKWLLPGILTCPGCRTTWGGGSKAYPSVDLTPVVSLADFEEARASPIEEYEKMCELVRLLLPPGALLEPGAGLGPLVGNARGRFGPLVSLDRWWLLVQREALERLQSEGLRGLKGCRTELRFRQRKSPELLELEILPVGRTHPDCLPPERKPPCPRCHRMGLSLPEELLLDASTLPSDRDLFRLEDFSGVIVCTRRFVDACQRLGLDGVAFKPLPSK from the coding sequence ATGCGCCATTTCAGAATTACGGAAGACAGCTCCTCGGGATATACGGGCCACGTTGACGCTGTGCATAAATGGCTGCTTCCAGGCATCCTCACCTGCCCTGGATGCAGGACCACTTGGGGTGGGGGCTCCAAAGCCTACCCCTCGGTGGACTTGACCCCGGTGGTCTCCCTTGCGGATTTCGAGGAAGCCCGAGCCTCGCCCATCGAGGAGTACGAAAAGATGTGTGAACTGGTGCGTCTCCTGCTTCCCCCGGGCGCCCTGTTGGAGCCCGGGGCGGGTTTGGGACCGCTCGTTGGCAATGCTCGGGGCCGCTTCGGGCCGCTCGTGTCTCTTGACCGCTGGTGGCTCCTGGTGCAGCGCGAGGCTCTGGAGCGGCTTCAGTCCGAGGGCCTCCGAGGACTCAAGGGCTGCCGCACCGAGTTGCGCTTCCGCCAACGCAAGTCACCCGAGTTGCTCGAATTGGAAATCCTCCCCGTGGGGCGTACGCACCCGGATTGTCTGCCTCCTGAGCGCAAGCCCCCGTGCCCGCGTTGTCATCGCATGGGCCTGTCGCTACCCGAGGAACTGCTGCTGGATGCCAGCACGCTTCCCAGTGACCGGGACCTGTTCCGGCTGGAGGACTTCTCCGGAGTGATCGTCTGTACCAGGCGCTTCGTCGACGCCTGCCAGCGCCTGGGGTTGGACGGCGTTGCCTTCAAGCCGCTGCCGTCGAAGTAG